A single genomic interval of Microbulbifer variabilis harbors:
- a CDS encoding MoaD/ThiS family protein: protein MSVKVKIPTILRTLTNNQKEVTSEGQTVKELIESLESQYPGIRDRLLKEGEVHKFMNIYVNEDDIRFKNQLATDIKSSDVITILPAVAGG from the coding sequence ATGTCAGTGAAAGTAAAGATTCCCACTATTTTACGAACTCTAACTAACAATCAAAAAGAAGTAACCTCTGAAGGACAAACAGTCAAAGAGTTAATAGAATCTCTAGAATCGCAATATCCAGGGATCAGAGACCGCTTATTAAAAGAAGGGGAAGTTCACAAATTTATGAACATTTATGTAAATGAAGATGATATCCGCTTCAAAAACCAATTAGCTACAGACATAAAGTCAAGCGATGTCATTACTATACTTCCAGCTGTCGCAGGTGGCTAA
- a CDS encoding Mov34/MPN/PAD-1 family protein produces MLKILDVHIESIMNQALAEHPIEACGIILGKKDNQVPHRIVPMQNAARSENFFAFDPKEQFKVWQEMEEKNEVPMVFYHSHTNSRAFPSKEDIQHAWYPDASYVLVSTTGGKPGEVRSYRIVDKKAIEETINVVSQ; encoded by the coding sequence ATGCTGAAGATTTTAGATGTACATATAGAATCTATTATGAATCAAGCACTTGCTGAACACCCTATAGAGGCTTGCGGCATTATTCTTGGTAAAAAAGATAATCAAGTACCTCATAGAATAGTGCCAATGCAAAATGCAGCACGCTCTGAAAATTTTTTTGCATTTGACCCTAAAGAACAATTTAAGGTCTGGCAAGAAATGGAAGAAAAAAATGAAGTGCCAATGGTGTTCTATCACTCACATACAAACTCCCGAGCCTTTCCAAGTAAAGAAGACATTCAACATGCTTGGTATCCTGATGCCAGTTATGTTTTGGTTTCAACAACTGGGGGTAAACCAGGTGAAGTGCGTAGCTATCGCATAGTAGACAAAAAGGCCATCGAAGAAACAATTAACGTAGTATCGCAATAA
- the moeB gene encoding molybdopterin-synthase adenylyltransferase MoeB encodes MTLPPLVSPVHELSKQEMERYSRHLLLPDIGIDGQKRLKNSKVLIIGAGGLGSPALLYLAAAGVGTLGIVDFDTVDASNLQRQVIHGQSNIGENKLDSAKATVQEVNPFVHVELHETRLDRTNALEIISDYDLILDGTDNFATRYLVNDACVMAKKPYVWGSIFRFEGQASVFWENAPGDIGINYRDLYPEPPPPEHAPSCSEGGVLGVLCAAIGSIMATEAIKLLTGIGSPLIGKLMVYDALDMTFRKLPIYRNPDRKPITELCDYEFFCGLTKPSQAQEEIPTLTSTELHKIRQTGKSHLLIDVRESGERDICCIEGAIHIPKADILAGRGLESIDKNTFIVLHCKVGGRSRQALAALENQGFTNLYNLHGGILAWIKDIEPELPAY; translated from the coding sequence ATGACACTGCCCCCGCTTGTCAGCCCCGTTCACGAACTTAGTAAACAAGAAATGGAGAGGTATAGCCGTCACCTACTGTTGCCAGATATTGGAATCGATGGGCAGAAACGGTTAAAAAACAGTAAAGTTTTGATTATTGGTGCAGGCGGACTCGGATCACCGGCATTACTGTATCTGGCTGCAGCGGGAGTAGGAACACTCGGTATCGTAGATTTTGATACAGTAGATGCCTCTAATCTTCAGCGTCAAGTTATCCACGGCCAATCCAATATAGGTGAAAATAAACTCGATAGCGCAAAAGCAACAGTTCAAGAGGTCAACCCTTTCGTTCATGTTGAACTGCATGAAACACGTCTAGATAGGACAAATGCTCTAGAAATAATTTCAGATTATGATCTTATTCTAGATGGAACAGATAATTTTGCTACTCGTTACCTAGTCAATGATGCTTGCGTAATGGCCAAAAAACCTTATGTATGGGGTTCAATATTCAGATTTGAAGGCCAAGCCTCTGTTTTTTGGGAAAATGCTCCTGGCGATATAGGAATCAACTACCGTGATCTATATCCAGAGCCGCCCCCCCCTGAGCATGCACCTTCCTGTTCGGAGGGAGGGGTGTTAGGAGTCCTATGCGCAGCAATAGGCTCAATTATGGCGACTGAAGCCATAAAACTACTCACCGGTATTGGGAGTCCTCTTATTGGGAAATTGATGGTCTATGATGCACTGGATATGACCTTCCGTAAATTACCCATTTATCGTAATCCCGATAGAAAACCAATTACAGAACTCTGTGACTATGAATTTTTTTGCGGACTAACTAAGCCTTCGCAAGCACAAGAAGAAATTCCCACTTTAACATCCACTGAATTGCATAAAATTCGGCAGACAGGAAAATCGCATCTGCTGATTGATGTAAGGGAGTCCGGAGAGCGAGACATCTGCTGTATTGAAGGTGCTATTCATATTCCTAAAGCTGACATTCTAGCCGGGCGTGGATTAGAGTCGATAGATAAAAACACCTTCATAGTTTTACACTGCAAAGTTGGTGGAAGATCCAGACAAGCTCTGGCCGCTTTAGAAAATCAGGGGTTCACTAATCTTTACAATCTCCATGGAGGCATTCTTGCCTGGATTAAAGATATTGAACCTGAACTTCCAGCTTATTAA
- a CDS encoding class I SAM-dependent methyltransferase: MLFNKSSFGDDAQFFLFDTLVAPLRWEILSAGIKLKIFDYLQGARTVKDVALHFDFLESRAELFLNSMVSIGLINKFKGKYQISSSYRSLLTSGSDSSLCGLLQHLSQIKHVSESEIIDLLSSKHQKKNGPTMKDPEFWNDMIEGLRLFHLSVRNPIVLDVLMSQPNWSDVNHILDLGAGSEQLAIDLLSVKPDLKVTIFDLPGIASLIKKQVFQKAQINVLEGDMNTASLGSGYDLVFASMVLYYADDLTHTLEKIRQSLNPGGMFLSFHEKLNSERTSPEFHIVGRIHAELKLGPLSLSAGSVEKALAEACFKDIFTQVLKTPFGDIELVSGIA, translated from the coding sequence ATGTTGTTTAATAAATCTTCCTTTGGGGATGATGCTCAATTTTTTTTATTTGATACTCTAGTGGCTCCTTTACGGTGGGAGATTCTATCAGCAGGGATAAAGCTTAAAATATTTGATTATCTGCAGGGTGCACGTACAGTTAAGGACGTTGCTCTTCACTTTGATTTTCTAGAGAGTCGGGCTGAACTTTTCCTTAACTCAATGGTTTCAATAGGGTTGATTAATAAGTTTAAAGGAAAGTATCAAATAAGTAGCTCCTATCGTTCTTTATTAACTTCTGGTTCCGATTCTTCTTTGTGTGGGTTATTGCAACATCTCAGTCAGATAAAGCATGTAAGTGAATCTGAGATTATTGACCTCCTGAGCAGTAAGCATCAGAAGAAAAATGGCCCTACTATGAAAGATCCAGAATTTTGGAACGATATGATAGAAGGCCTTAGGTTATTTCATTTATCAGTTAGAAATCCAATAGTTTTAGATGTTCTAATGTCACAGCCTAACTGGTCTGATGTTAATCATATATTGGATCTCGGAGCAGGTTCAGAGCAGTTGGCTATAGATCTACTTTCGGTTAAGCCAGATCTTAAAGTAACAATTTTTGATTTGCCTGGTATTGCCTCTCTAATTAAAAAACAAGTTTTTCAAAAAGCACAGATAAATGTTTTAGAAGGTGATATGAACACAGCTTCTCTAGGGAGCGGATATGATTTAGTTTTTGCTTCGATGGTCTTATATTACGCCGATGATCTTACTCATACCTTAGAGAAAATACGTCAATCTCTTAATCCTGGTGGAATGTTCCTTAGCTTTCATGAAAAGCTGAACAGCGAAAGAACATCTCCTGAGTTTCACATTGTTGGTCGTATTCACGCAGAACTAAAGTTGGGTCCACTCTCTTTATCTGCTGGTTCAGTAGAAAAAGCTCTTGCTGAAGCTTGCTTTAAAGATATCTTTACTCAAGTCTTGAAGACTCCGTTTGGTGATATCGAGCTGGTGAGTGGAATTGCTTAG
- a CDS encoding efflux RND transporter permease subunit, translating to MEQLFRGILSRPKLVLSVFLLFFVACTVGAKNLFFRGDYAIFFDDSNKELQAFNEIEGTFNKTDSLAIIIAPETGDIYTERYLELIMLLTEDAWNIPYSSRVDSIANYQHTEAQEDDLLVENLVFKNYPLNTEYINKVKFVAENAPRLKGALVSKTGDSAVINITFQLPSGDKTARVAEITDHSDRMLASYQESYPDVSFHQAGIVAMNSSFTKAAQKDILTLVPVMFAVISLLLIMTLRSITYVILTLVIVVTSVLATMGIYGWAGMYLSIATVNVPTMIMTLAVADCVHLITSVNEGKRQGLGNREAVVHSFKLNFMAILITSVTTAIGFLIMNASDSPVLRHMGSLSALGVMLAFVFSIFLLPVLLLLMPVKVYKERGGVYSKLFQLLPSLIIRYHRSIFCVSTIVVLIAGYMVMQNRINDEPIEYFDSSHKFRIAADFMENHISGMTNISIAVKSGKSQGVVDPDFISMLDDFTNWLRMQPQIDHVASLVDTYKRLNKNLHGDNEEYYKLPNDRELAAQYLLLYELSLPYGLDINNEVDIDKSAVKLQLTTKNLGSGELVDFENKIYDWFSSNAPQYEIVASSPSLMFAHIGETNMHSMLKSLPIILVLISTLLVIALKSLRIGIISLLPTLVPVLLGFGLWAFISGEVNLGLSVVVSLTLGIVVDDAVHFLSKYQYSRRQGNSVEEAISYSFNTVGRALWVTSLVLVAGFLVLALSSFRLNSDLGLLSALVITIALVVDFLLLPAVLLIFDRRTDIVQAKANNELLSAAN from the coding sequence ATGGAGCAACTATTTAGAGGGATTCTATCGCGTCCAAAATTGGTATTATCTGTTTTTTTGCTTTTTTTTGTTGCCTGTACAGTTGGTGCTAAAAACCTTTTTTTTCGTGGTGATTATGCAATTTTTTTTGACGATTCGAATAAAGAGCTTCAGGCGTTCAATGAGATTGAAGGTACCTTTAACAAGACTGATAGTTTGGCGATAATTATAGCGCCAGAAACTGGCGATATTTATACTGAAAGATATCTCGAATTGATAATGCTCCTCACAGAAGATGCTTGGAATATTCCTTATTCCAGTAGAGTGGATTCAATTGCCAACTATCAGCATACTGAGGCTCAAGAAGATGATCTTTTAGTTGAAAATCTCGTATTCAAGAATTATCCGTTAAATACAGAATATATTAATAAAGTTAAGTTTGTTGCTGAGAATGCCCCAAGGCTTAAGGGGGCCTTGGTTTCAAAAACAGGTGATTCCGCAGTTATTAATATCACTTTTCAATTGCCGTCAGGCGATAAGACCGCTCGAGTAGCTGAAATCACGGACCATTCAGATAGGATGCTTGCTTCCTATCAAGAGTCATACCCTGATGTTTCATTTCATCAGGCTGGCATCGTTGCTATGAACTCTTCCTTTACCAAGGCTGCTCAAAAAGACATTCTCACTTTAGTGCCAGTAATGTTTGCGGTAATTAGTTTATTATTAATTATGACGCTAAGGTCGATCACCTATGTAATTTTAACCTTGGTTATTGTTGTTACAAGTGTATTGGCAACTATGGGGATTTATGGTTGGGCAGGAATGTATTTGAGCATTGCCACAGTTAATGTTCCCACAATGATAATGACTTTGGCAGTGGCAGATTGTGTACACCTGATTACCTCTGTCAATGAAGGCAAAAGGCAGGGATTGGGGAATCGAGAAGCTGTTGTTCATAGTTTTAAACTGAACTTTATGGCTATTTTAATTACTTCTGTGACGACGGCTATCGGATTCCTAATAATGAATGCTTCTGATTCGCCTGTCTTACGGCATATGGGTAGTTTATCTGCTTTGGGAGTTATGTTGGCTTTTGTTTTTTCGATTTTCCTTTTGCCAGTGCTGTTATTATTGATGCCAGTAAAAGTATATAAGGAAAGAGGAGGTGTTTATTCTAAATTATTTCAATTGCTACCAAGTCTGATAATTCGTTACCATCGAAGTATCTTTTGTGTCTCCACTATTGTGGTTTTGATTGCTGGCTATATGGTGATGCAGAATCGAATAAATGATGAGCCGATAGAGTACTTTGATTCCAGTCATAAATTTAGAATTGCTGCCGATTTTATGGAGAACCATATTAGCGGCATGACTAATATTAGTATTGCTGTCAAGTCTGGTAAATCGCAGGGTGTAGTTGATCCTGATTTTATTTCTATGCTAGATGATTTTACAAATTGGCTTCGTATGCAGCCACAAATAGATCATGTTGCTAGTCTAGTGGATACCTATAAAAGGTTAAATAAAAACCTACATGGTGACAATGAAGAATACTACAAGTTACCCAATGATAGAGAGTTGGCTGCACAATATCTTCTATTGTATGAACTTTCCTTGCCCTATGGATTAGATATTAATAATGAAGTCGATATTGATAAATCAGCGGTTAAACTGCAATTGACAACTAAAAATTTAGGTAGCGGTGAGCTTGTTGATTTTGAAAACAAAATATATGACTGGTTCAGTAGTAATGCTCCACAATATGAAATAGTTGCATCTAGTCCCTCTCTTATGTTCGCACATATTGGAGAGACAAACATGCATAGCATGCTTAAATCATTACCAATTATTTTAGTGTTAATTTCTACACTCTTAGTTATTGCATTAAAGTCTTTGAGGATTGGAATAATCAGCTTGTTACCTACATTGGTTCCAGTTTTATTGGGGTTTGGTTTATGGGCGTTTATTTCAGGAGAGGTGAATCTAGGTTTGTCTGTTGTCGTGTCACTTACTTTGGGTATTGTGGTGGATGATGCTGTTCATTTTTTGAGTAAATATCAATATTCTCGTCGGCAGGGAAACTCTGTGGAAGAAGCAATATCCTACTCTTTTAATACCGTGGGGCGTGCTCTCTGGGTAACTTCTCTCGTACTGGTTGCTGGATTTCTTGTTCTTGCATTATCTAGTTTTCGGTTGAATTCAGATTTAGGTCTTTTAAGTGCTTTAGTGATTACAATTGCCCTAGTTGTCGATTTCTTACTTCTGCCAGCTGTGCTTTTAATTTTTGATAGAAGAACGGATATTGTGCAAGCCAAGGCCAACAATGAGCTTTTGTCTGCTGCCAATTAA
- a CDS encoding outer membrane lipoprotein-sorting protein, whose translation MIKNGILTCLLLLLASLAMANTEMGLEIAKERKVRDEGWRDSIATVSMLLKNALGETSSRELRVRTLEIEGDGDRGLTVFDEPRDVKGTAFLSYSHINSPDDQWLYLPRLKRVKRIASRNKSGPFMSSEFAYEDMTSFELKKYKFSYLREELIKGRETLVVEQIPTDEYSGYTRQVVWIDKDHYQPIRTEFYDRKGELLKTLHLEDYRQYLEQYWRAHVLTMINHQTGKSTVLTVHDLKFKVGLGEDDFNVATLKRIR comes from the coding sequence ATGATAAAGAATGGAATTTTAACTTGCCTGTTACTTCTTTTGGCTTCCCTCGCGATGGCGAATACCGAAATGGGGCTGGAAATTGCCAAAGAGAGAAAGGTAAGAGATGAAGGCTGGAGAGACTCAATTGCAACTGTCAGTATGTTGTTGAAAAATGCATTGGGTGAAACTAGCTCAAGAGAACTTAGGGTTAGAACTCTGGAAATTGAAGGTGATGGAGATAGAGGATTAACTGTATTTGATGAGCCTCGTGATGTAAAAGGAACTGCTTTTTTATCCTATTCTCACATTAATAGTCCAGATGATCAGTGGCTTTATCTACCTCGGTTAAAGAGAGTTAAGCGAATAGCCTCACGAAATAAATCAGGGCCTTTTATGAGTAGTGAATTTGCCTATGAAGACATGACTTCCTTTGAATTGAAGAAATATAAGTTCAGCTATCTAAGAGAGGAGCTAATAAAGGGGAGGGAAACCCTTGTTGTGGAACAAATACCTACTGATGAGTATTCTGGCTATACAAGGCAGGTAGTCTGGATTGATAAAGACCACTATCAACCAATTAGAACGGAATTTTACGATCGAAAGGGGGAGTTATTAAAAACATTACATTTGGAGGACTATCGACAATATTTGGAGCAATATTGGCGGGCACATGTTTTGACAATGATAAACCATCAGACGGGTAAAAGTACTGTGCTCACCGTTCATGATCTTAAATTTAAAGTAGGGTTGGGTGAAGATGATTTTAATGTAGCGACGCTTAAAAGAATACGTTGA
- a CDS encoding nucleoside hydrolase, translating to MKLKRWLSAGALILGSFATLASCHADNGRHGKRLHQATKNEDAQPIIWIGDFNNFDDAVALMLIAKDPRYTLELAVVEDSFNTVAHGANTVYNILEWLGNNDTKVIRGAYFATEEVAYGANGKASSAPVNDDNAVTGRDDYQLPNSSDFSTGTWNLERRNAMGINLYGQYVPGPWRDNGSTLYGTDHLIPRAKQEHYRYQGNNGVSFNFELAEDIILETLDKLEQRPVVFNTGKLTTLARVLGKANEEQLAKIDRVIMMGGGFENYEPFTENHQAACFGDKSRNLGGNIFSHPSFGCDSDFSTHQEFNILLDPLSAQWAFNALSENDIETYLVPTNSTDMAKVQGSTIEALAKRRATPEACYTSKLLSSIREFEGGDFQGNGDFAMDAVIRLWDIIAALVLLEPETLEMDLVAGFIEVDQLNAGLADSMTPYDPISFDPTVGKTTFAENGEGLELNVVMGINHDAARTAMIERLRDRFNSARKGSRCRL from the coding sequence ATGAAATTAAAACGTTGGCTATCTGCCGGAGCCCTGATTCTTGGTAGCTTTGCAACCCTGGCCTCCTGCCATGCGGATAATGGTCGTCATGGAAAGCGCCTGCACCAAGCAACCAAAAATGAAGATGCCCAACCGATTATCTGGATCGGCGACTTCAATAACTTTGACGATGCCGTAGCATTGATGCTGATTGCCAAAGACCCGCGCTACACCCTGGAGCTGGCAGTGGTTGAAGACTCCTTCAATACTGTAGCGCACGGAGCCAATACAGTTTACAACATCCTCGAGTGGTTGGGTAACAACGATACCAAAGTGATACGCGGTGCCTACTTTGCCACTGAGGAGGTCGCTTACGGGGCTAACGGTAAGGCTTCCAGCGCTCCTGTCAATGACGACAACGCTGTAACTGGCCGTGATGATTACCAGCTGCCCAACTCCTCCGATTTCAGCACCGGCACATGGAATCTGGAGCGCCGCAATGCCATGGGTATTAACCTTTATGGCCAGTATGTGCCCGGTCCCTGGCGTGACAACGGCTCCACCTTATACGGAACTGACCACCTAATCCCCCGCGCAAAACAGGAACACTACCGCTACCAAGGTAACAATGGTGTCTCCTTCAATTTTGAACTGGCCGAAGACATTATCCTGGAAACTCTGGATAAATTGGAGCAACGCCCAGTGGTTTTCAATACCGGCAAACTCACCACACTGGCCCGGGTACTCGGCAAGGCCAACGAAGAGCAGCTGGCAAAAATTGATCGTGTGATTATGATGGGTGGAGGCTTTGAGAATTATGAGCCGTTTACCGAGAATCACCAAGCAGCCTGCTTTGGCGATAAATCTAGAAATCTGGGCGGCAATATTTTCTCCCACCCGAGTTTTGGCTGTGATAGCGACTTCAGCACCCACCAGGAATTCAATATTCTACTCGACCCGCTGAGTGCGCAGTGGGCCTTTAACGCCCTGAGTGAAAATGATATTGAAACCTATTTGGTACCCACCAACTCTACCGACATGGCCAAGGTACAGGGCAGCACCATCGAAGCCCTGGCTAAACGTCGCGCAACCCCTGAGGCCTGCTATACCTCCAAACTCCTCAGCTCAATCCGTGAATTTGAAGGTGGGGATTTCCAGGGTAATGGTGACTTCGCTATGGATGCAGTAATTCGCCTGTGGGATATTATCGCCGCACTGGTACTGTTGGAGCCTGAAACTCTAGAAATGGATCTGGTAGCCGGATTTATTGAAGTCGACCAGTTAAATGCCGGTCTGGCTGACAGTATGACTCCTTACGATCCCATTTCCTTCGACCCCACCGTGGGTAAAACCACTTTTGCCGAAAACGGTGAGGGCCTAGAATTGAATGTCGTAATGGGTATCAACCACGATGCCGCCCGCACGGCAATGATTGAGCGCCTGCGCGATCGTTTTAATTCTGCCCGTAAGGGATCTAGATGTAGACTGTAA
- a CDS encoding dTDP-4-dehydrorhamnose reductase family protein translates to MKILITGASGLLGRSVFKQLSNNPTFSVIGTAFSRAGENLIRLDLSDSSAVKASLNDIRPEVVIHCAAERWPDRCADNPDTAWQLNVSSTELLSKHCSEINAQLVYISTDYVFDGTAPPYAPDDTPNPVNFYGRSKLAGEEAVLKNGNHWVLRLPWLFGPVSYLEESGITALLETLREQKPVTLDHWAIRFPTSVEEVAEVLEQCLLKTQRGIQFEGIYQWSGDTACTRFELAHIIAKVCELSAEHISADSKPDFSVPRPYNCQLDKSRLTNLGIKGTEPLPQQLARNLKSFIQN, encoded by the coding sequence GTGAAAATCCTGATTACCGGCGCCTCCGGCCTGCTGGGCCGTAGTGTATTTAAACAACTTTCCAACAACCCTACTTTTTCCGTAATCGGCACCGCTTTTTCTCGCGCAGGCGAAAACTTAATTCGCCTGGACTTATCGGATAGCAGCGCAGTGAAAGCTTCCCTGAACGATATCAGGCCGGAAGTGGTGATCCATTGTGCCGCTGAGCGCTGGCCAGACCGCTGTGCTGACAATCCAGATACCGCCTGGCAACTCAATGTCAGCAGCACAGAGTTGTTGTCCAAGCACTGTAGCGAAATCAATGCACAGTTGGTGTATATCAGCACAGACTATGTCTTTGATGGTACTGCCCCACCCTATGCCCCTGATGACACACCCAATCCCGTGAATTTCTACGGCCGCAGCAAGCTGGCGGGAGAGGAAGCAGTATTGAAAAACGGTAACCATTGGGTTTTAAGATTGCCCTGGCTGTTTGGACCCGTCTCCTACCTGGAGGAATCCGGTATTACCGCCCTATTAGAGACACTGCGAGAGCAAAAGCCGGTCACACTGGATCACTGGGCAATTCGTTTTCCCACCAGTGTGGAGGAAGTGGCAGAAGTATTGGAGCAATGCCTGTTGAAAACCCAGCGTGGCATCCAATTTGAAGGTATCTATCAGTGGAGCGGCGACACCGCCTGCACTCGCTTTGAACTTGCGCATATTATTGCCAAAGTGTGCGAATTGAGTGCTGAACATATCAGCGCAGATAGCAAACCCGATTTTTCAGTACCGCGCCCCTACAATTGTCAGCTGGATAAATCGCGCTTAACAAACCTCGGCATCAAAGGGACCGAACCATTGCCTCAGCAACTGGCACGCAACCTGAAATCTTTTATCCAGAATTAA
- the argS gene encoding arginine--tRNA ligase, giving the protein MNIRQLLSDKFQAAMLAAGIPEECGPIVAPAKKAGFGDYQANGAMGAAKRLGTNPRELSSKILEQLDKGDMIEKVEIAGPGFLNIHLSEQWLSQQLLAAQGDKRLNIASVEEPKTVVIDYSHPNLAKEMHVGHLRTTIIGDALARLLEFQGHKVVRQNHMGDWGTQFGMLLAHLSDKLADNAAEVALADLEVFYREAKVRFDEEEGFADRAREYVVKLQGGDEQCLKLWKQFIDISISHCEEIYSKLNVTLKQEDVYAESQYNDDLPVLVKELLDNDIAVEDQGAIVVFLEEMADKEGNPSPMIIQKKGGGYLYATTDLAAIRYRANQLNADRILYVVDARQSLHLQQAFVASRKAGFLPESVSLEHCAFGTMMGDDGKPFKTRTGGTVKLAALLEEAVERAEKLVAEKNPELDAQTCAEIARKVGIGAVKYADLSKTRTNDYIFSWESMLSFEGNTAPYLQYAYTRVRSIFRKAGIEASELKGDINLESPQERALAVKLNQFGEVLDQVAKDTFPHVLCTYLYELASAYMSFYEACPVLKEGVSEEQKHSRLQLCNLVASTIATGLGLLGIEVMEQM; this is encoded by the coding sequence ATGAATATTCGCCAACTCCTCTCCGACAAATTCCAGGCCGCCATGCTTGCCGCCGGTATCCCCGAAGAATGCGGCCCGATTGTGGCACCTGCGAAGAAAGCCGGATTTGGCGACTACCAGGCCAATGGCGCTATGGGCGCCGCCAAGCGACTGGGCACCAACCCGCGTGAGCTGTCCAGCAAGATCCTTGAGCAGCTGGACAAGGGCGATATGATCGAAAAGGTCGAGATCGCGGGTCCTGGCTTCTTAAACATCCATCTGAGTGAACAGTGGCTGAGCCAACAGCTGTTGGCTGCCCAAGGCGACAAGCGTCTCAATATTGCCTCTGTTGAAGAACCCAAAACCGTAGTCATCGACTATTCCCACCCCAATTTGGCCAAGGAAATGCACGTAGGCCATTTGCGCACCACCATTATCGGTGATGCCTTGGCGCGCTTATTGGAGTTCCAGGGCCACAAGGTGGTCCGTCAAAACCATATGGGCGACTGGGGCACCCAGTTCGGTATGTTACTGGCACATCTGTCCGACAAGCTGGCAGACAATGCTGCGGAAGTAGCCCTGGCCGACCTGGAAGTCTTCTACCGCGAAGCCAAAGTACGCTTCGACGAGGAAGAGGGTTTTGCAGACCGCGCCCGTGAATACGTTGTAAAACTGCAGGGCGGCGACGAACAGTGCCTGAAACTGTGGAAACAGTTTATCGATATTTCTATCAGCCACTGTGAAGAGATCTACTCCAAGCTCAATGTCACCCTTAAGCAGGAAGACGTTTACGCGGAGAGCCAGTACAACGACGATCTGCCGGTGCTGGTTAAAGAACTGCTGGATAACGACATCGCCGTAGAGGACCAGGGTGCTATCGTAGTCTTCCTGGAAGAGATGGCCGATAAAGAAGGCAATCCAAGCCCGATGATTATCCAGAAAAAGGGCGGTGGTTATTTGTACGCTACCACCGATCTGGCTGCCATTCGCTACCGCGCAAACCAGCTCAATGCAGACCGTATTCTCTACGTAGTGGATGCCCGTCAATCCCTGCACTTACAGCAGGCCTTTGTCGCTTCACGCAAAGCAGGCTTTTTGCCAGAATCCGTTTCTCTTGAGCACTGCGCTTTTGGCACCATGATGGGCGACGATGGCAAGCCGTTTAAAACCCGCACCGGCGGTACGGTAAAACTGGCCGCCCTGCTAGAGGAAGCGGTGGAGCGCGCAGAGAAACTGGTAGCCGAGAAGAACCCTGAGCTGGATGCACAAACCTGTGCGGAAATCGCGCGCAAGGTAGGCATCGGCGCGGTGAAATATGCGGACCTAAGCAAGACCCGCACTAACGATTACATCTTCAGCTGGGAATCCATGCTCAGCTTTGAAGGCAATACGGCGCCTTACCTACAGTATGCCTATACCCGCGTGCGCAGTATTTTCCGCAAGGCCGGCATTGAGGCGAGTGAACTCAAGGGCGATATTAATCTGGAAAGTCCCCAAGAGCGCGCACTGGCAGTAAAACTGAACCAATTTGGTGAAGTACTGGATCAGGTAGCCAAAGACACCTTCCCACACGTGCTCTGTACTTATTTGTACGAGCTTGCCAGTGCTTATATGAGCTTCTACGAAGCCTGTCCGGTATTGAAAGAAGGGGTAAGTGAAGAACAGAAGCACAGCCGTCTGCAGCTGTGTAACCTGGTGGCCAGCACTATCGCGACTGGCCTCGGCTTGCTCGGTATTGAAGTTATGGAGCAAATGTAA